The Daphnia pulex isolate KAP4 chromosome 3, ASM2113471v1 genome includes a region encoding these proteins:
- the LOC124190301 gene encoding lactase-phlorizin hydrolase-like, with protein sequence MKPHSNQLKTSFRNPRFYFAGKVGITVNINWYDPKDDQLENIEAAERALQFLGGWIANPIYGTGDYPDVMKQKIGDKSAQQGFNQSRLPEFTAEQKILVQGSADFFGLNYYTSYLAANKIQDISIIDYGYDQDIESYSDPTCYQSSFDWLTITPFGMRNTLNWIKDKFNNPEIIITENGISDRAGNVDDMIRVYYYKHNINSMLKAIKNGVRVTGYAAWSLIDNFEWGNGFTQKFGLFSIDFATTDLNRTEKASARYYAKIVKDNGFTMDQPCNNSPI encoded by the exons ATGAAACCTCATTCAAACCAACTCAAAACG TCTTTTAGAAATCCTCGATTTTACTTTGCAGGGAAAGTTGGAATAACGGTTAATATCAACTGGTACGATCCGAAAGACGACCAATTAGAAAATATTGAAGCGGCCGAAAGGGCATTGCAATTTCTTGGAGGTTGGATTGCCAATCCCATTTACGGCACTGGAGATTATCCAGACgtcatgaaacaaaaa ATCGGCGATAAGAGCGCACAACAAGGATTTAATCAATCGCGACTACCGGAATTCACGGCTGAACAAAAGATTTTGGTACAAGGCAGTGCAGATTTTTTTGGACTTAACTATTATACCAGTTACCTGGCCGCTAATAAGATTCAAGATATATCAATAATTGATTATGGTTACGACCAAGATATCGAGAGCTATTCTGACCCAACTTGTTATCA atcAAGCTTCGACTGGTTGACCATAACACCATTCGGCATGAGGAACACTTTGAACTGGATTAAGGATAAGTTCAACAACccggaaattattattacagagAATGGTATTAGTGACCGGGCTGGAAACGTAGACGACATGATCCGAGTTTACTATTACAAGCACAACATAAATTCTATGCTCAAAG CCATAAAAAATGGAGTTCGAGTCACTGGTTATGCTGCTTGGTCGTTAATTGATAACTTTGAATGGGGAAACGGATTTAC GCAAAAGTTTGGACTATTTTCCATAGACTTTGCAACGACAGATTTGAACAGAACGGAGAAAGCCTCGGCACGTTACTATGCCAAAATTGTCAAAGACAATGGATTCACGATGGATCAACCATGTAACAACAGTCCTATATAG
- the LOC124190081 gene encoding beta-glucosidase A-like isoform X2 — protein MKVTNCARFLMQLAVFALTTGIYVDEPLVYDNFPSDFMWAAATSAYQIEGGWNADGLSIYDVWMNDPNHVSDGSSGKVACNSYYFYQKDIEALQKLGVTHYRFSISWARVLPNGIGEVNQAGIDYYKTLIAALKAAKIEPMVTLYHWDLPQALELIGGWLNISIVDWFEEYSRLCYTEFGNDVKYWITINEPWVIAYQGYGSGNTAPGTYGPGT, from the exons ATGAAGGTCACTAATTGTGCCAGATTTTTAATGCAGTTGGCCGTCTTCGCACTTACTACAGGTATTTATGTGGATGAACCGTTAGTCTATGACAACTTCCCGTCTGACTTCATGTGGGCTGCGGCTACAAGCGCTTATCAGATTGAAGGCGGATGGAATGCTGAcg GACTAAGTATCTACGACGTCTGGATGAACGATCCAAATCACGTGTCTGACGGATCGTCCGGAAAAGTAGCTTGTAACAGTTACTACTTCTACCAAAAGGATATTGAAGCCCTTCAAAAATTAGGA GTTACTCATTATCGATTTTCTATTTCCTGGGCCCGAGTTCTCCCCAACGGCATCGGTGAAGTTAACCAGGCAGGAATTGATTACTACAAAACGTTGATAGCGGCGCTTAAAGCCGCCAAAATCGAACCAAtg GTGACCTTGTATCACTGGGACTTACCCCAAGCACTAGAACTGATTGGGGGATGGCTAAATATAAGCATTGTCGATTGGTTTGAAGAATATTCTCGTCTCTGTTATACTGAGTTTGGCAACGAC GTGAAATATTGGATCACTATAAACGAACCATGGGTCATTGCATATCAAG GATACGGTTCTGGAAATACTGCGCCAG gGACATACGGGCCAGGTACTTAA
- the LOC124190081 gene encoding beta-glucosidase A-like isoform X1 yields the protein MKVTNCARFLMQLAVFALTTGIYVDEPLVYDNFPSDFMWAAATSAYQIEGGWNADGKGLSIYDVWMNDPNHVSDGSSGKVACNSYYFYQKDIEALQKLGVTHYRFSISWARVLPNGIGEVNQAGIDYYKTLIAALKAAKIEPMVTLYHWDLPQALELIGGWLNISIVDWFEEYSRLCYTEFGNDVKYWITINEPWVIAYQGYGSGNTAPGTYGPGT from the exons ATGAAGGTCACTAATTGTGCCAGATTTTTAATGCAGTTGGCCGTCTTCGCACTTACTACAGGTATTTATGTGGATGAACCGTTAGTCTATGACAACTTCCCGTCTGACTTCATGTGGGCTGCGGCTACAAGCGCTTATCAGATTGAAGGCGGATGGAATGCTGAcg gcaAAGGACTAAGTATCTACGACGTCTGGATGAACGATCCAAATCACGTGTCTGACGGATCGTCCGGAAAAGTAGCTTGTAACAGTTACTACTTCTACCAAAAGGATATTGAAGCCCTTCAAAAATTAGGA GTTACTCATTATCGATTTTCTATTTCCTGGGCCCGAGTTCTCCCCAACGGCATCGGTGAAGTTAACCAGGCAGGAATTGATTACTACAAAACGTTGATAGCGGCGCTTAAAGCCGCCAAAATCGAACCAAtg GTGACCTTGTATCACTGGGACTTACCCCAAGCACTAGAACTGATTGGGGGATGGCTAAATATAAGCATTGTCGATTGGTTTGAAGAATATTCTCGTCTCTGTTATACTGAGTTTGGCAACGAC GTGAAATATTGGATCACTATAAACGAACCATGGGTCATTGCATATCAAG GATACGGTTCTGGAAATACTGCGCCAG gGACATACGGGCCAGGTACTTAA
- the LOC124190081 gene encoding beta-glucosidase-like isoform X3: protein MKVTNCARFLMQLAVFALTTGIYVDEPLVYDNFPSDFMWAAATSAYQIEGGWNADGKGLSIYDVWMNDPNHVSDGSSGKVACNSYYFYQKDIEALQKLGVTHYRFSISWARVLPNGIGEVNQAGIDYYKTLIAALKAAKIEPMVTLYHWDLPQALELIGGWLNISIVDWFEEYSRLCYTEFGNDVSCYTFLAF from the exons ATGAAGGTCACTAATTGTGCCAGATTTTTAATGCAGTTGGCCGTCTTCGCACTTACTACAGGTATTTATGTGGATGAACCGTTAGTCTATGACAACTTCCCGTCTGACTTCATGTGGGCTGCGGCTACAAGCGCTTATCAGATTGAAGGCGGATGGAATGCTGAcg gcaAAGGACTAAGTATCTACGACGTCTGGATGAACGATCCAAATCACGTGTCTGACGGATCGTCCGGAAAAGTAGCTTGTAACAGTTACTACTTCTACCAAAAGGATATTGAAGCCCTTCAAAAATTAGGA GTTACTCATTATCGATTTTCTATTTCCTGGGCCCGAGTTCTCCCCAACGGCATCGGTGAAGTTAACCAGGCAGGAATTGATTACTACAAAACGTTGATAGCGGCGCTTAAAGCCGCCAAAATCGAACCAAtg GTGACCTTGTATCACTGGGACTTACCCCAAGCACTAGAACTGATTGGGGGATGGCTAAATATAAGCATTGTCGATTGGTTTGAAGAATATTCTCGTCTCTGTTATACTGAGTTTGGCAACGACGTAAGTTGTTACACTTTTTTGGCTTTCTAA